In the genome of Bosea sp. BIWAKO-01, the window TATTTGCCCCCACGATCGCGGACCTTCACGCGCGTGGGGACCGGCTAGGCCTGCAGACGCTGTTCGCGCGCGCCAGCGTGTTGTCCTTCGTCGGGGCGATGATGCTCGCCGTGCCGCTTCTGGTGGTGCTCGAGCCGCTGCTGCGATGGTTTGGCGAGGATTTCGTCGCCGCAGTTCATGTTGCTGAGATCCTGATGATCGGTCAGGTCTTTGCTGCGGCAGCCGGCCCGCATCAGAACGTCCTGACCATGACCGGACATGAGCGCGCCGCCGCCGTCATAATGGTCGTGAGCGCCGTCGCGAATGTTGCAGCCTGCGCCATAGGAATCGCGCTTTTCGGAGCAATCGGCGCAGCAGTGGCCAGCACGGCGACCATGGTGCTCTGGAATGTCGCGACCGCCATTTGCGTCTACAACCGTCTCGATCTCATTCCAGGGCTCGCCGTCGCGATTGGCGTGAGGCGCAACAAGCCACAACCCAGCTGAACCTGGCCCATACTTACCGGGCACACCGGCGTAACGCGTGAGAGGCAGTGCCGAAAATCTCCGAGATGGCGCGCAATTCTCCTCCCGAATGATGCGGCCGGATCTTCTTCGCGACCGCCCCCTCCAAAGGGGCCGCGCCGTGTCGATCATCAGAAATCCATGCCACCCGGCATCGCCGGAGCCGATTCCCTCTTCGGCAGCTCGGCAATGATCGCTTCTGTGGTGATCAGCAGCGAGGCGATCGACGCAGCATCCTGAAGGGCGGTCCGCACCACCTTGGCTGGATCGATCACTCCGTTCGCCACAAGATCCTGATATTCACCTGTCGCTGCGTTGTAGCCCCGGTTGTAATCATCCTTCTCAATCAGCTTGCCGACGATGACCGCACCGTCGGCGCCGGCGTTGTCGACGATCTGGCGGGCCGGAGCCTGCAGGGCGCGGTACACGATTTCGACGCCGGTCTTCTGGTCGGCATTGGCGGGCTTGACGGCGGCAAGGGCCTTCATCGCCCTCAGCAGAGCCACGCCGCCCCCCGGCAGGATACCTTCCTCGACCGCCGCGCGGGTCGCGTGCATGGCATCGTCGACACGATCCTTCTTCTCCTTGACCTCGACCTCAGTCGCGCCGCCGACGCGGATGACCGCAACGCCACCGGCGAGCTTGGCCAGACGCTCCTGGAGCTTCTCGCGATCGTAGTCCGAGTTGGTCTCCTCGATCTGCGCCTTGATCTGTGCCACGCGAGCTCCGATCTCCTTCTTCTTGCCGGCACCGTCGACGATGGTGGTGCTTTCCTTCTCGATCATGATTTTCTTGGCACCGCCGAGCATTTGGAGCGTGACGGTCTCGAGCTTGATGCCGAGATCGTCGGAAATGGCGGTTCCGCCAGTGAGGATCGCAATATCCTCCAGCATGGCCTTGCGGCGATCGCCGAAGCCCGGGGCCTTGACGGCCGCGACCTTGAGGCCACCCCGCAGCTTGTTGACCACGAGCGTGGCGAGAGCCTCCCCTTCCACGTCCTCGGCGATGATCAGCAGCGGCCTGCCGGTTTGCACCACGGCCTCGAGCAGCGGCAACATCGGCTGGAGCGAGGAGAGTTTCTTCTCGTGGATCAGGATATAGGCGTCTTCCAATTCGGCCCGCATCCGTTCCGCATCTGTGATGAAATAGGGTGAAATATAGCCACGATCGAACCGCATGCCCTCGACCACGTCGAGTTCGATCTCGAGCGATTTTGCCTCCTCGACCGTGATGACACCCTCGTTGCCGACCTTCTTCATCGCCGCCGCGATCATCGCCCCGATCTTGGTGTCGCCATTGGCCGAGATGGTTCCGATCTGAGCGATCTCGCTATTGGCCGTGACCATCTTGGCGTTCTTCTTGAAATCTGCCACCGCAGCCTCGACCGCCAAGTCGATGCCGCGCTTCAGATCCATCGGGTTCATGCCGGCGGCGACGGCCTTGGCCCCCTCCCGGACGATGGCGTGGGCCAGCACCGTTGCGGTCGTGGTGCCATCGCCGGCAGCATCATGCTGTTTTGAGGCGACCTCGCGCACCATCTGAGCGCCCATGTTCTCGAACTTGTCGGCAAGTTCGATCTCCCTGGCGACGGCGACACCGTCCTTGGTGATGCGGGGCGCACCGAACGACTTCTCGATCACGACGTTGCGCCCCTTGGGACCAAGCGTGACCCTGACGGCGTTGGCCAGGATTTCGACGCCGCGCAGCATCCTCTCGCGGGCGTCGGACGAGAACTTCAACTCCTTGGCGGCCATGATCCGGGTCCTCCTCCAGGGGATTTCAACGGTTCAGCAGCAGGATTGGTCAGGCGGATTCCTCTCGATCGAGGTGATTATATCGCTCTCCGCGGGGATCAGCAGCACTTCTCGATCGAACGCGATGCAGGGCGCATCGTGCGGGCAAGTTCGCGAAGCAGAACCGGGTTACGCCGCCCTGCGAGCGGCCGCCTACGGTGCAATGATCCATGCGCCGCTGATTAATTCGCTGGGTCGCGCTCGGCGATGGTTCGTGGGCCGGGGTCTGGCTCGAACTTGCGACCGCCCGCCGCCGCCTCGACCCTCTGCTGGGTGGACCTGGATACGAGGCGAGACTGCCCAAGGGCAGTAAAATCGCTGGCACTGTGGTTTTGACTGGCACGCCCCTCAAAGACCAGAACGTCCGAACGTGTCACGACGATATCGCCGCGGCGCAGGGTCGGGTCGTCCAGGTACCAATAGTGATCGGTAGCCGGATCGAGTTTTACGATGGGGGGCACCGGCCTGGATACGACGGCTTTCCGCTGAGGCGAACGACGCGTCGGCCGAACGGTCACATCGAGCGGTTCAGGCGCAGTCGGGTAAACCTGCGGAGGTGGCCTCCCGAACACGGCGCGGGCCAGTTCATCGAAGAACCCGGCAGAGTGAGCGGGTGTCACAAGAACAAGTGTGCTCAGGCCAATGCTGAGCAGCCCGCCAATTCGAGTGCTGTTCATGGGGCAAATCCTCGCGACCCGTCTTGCTGGCTAACGCCGCCGACGGCCGGCGGTTCCCAACGCTGTGTCGTCCGAAGTCGTCCAAAGCGCAGGCGGGCCGACGGCCACAGCGGCCCGCAGCGACATGATGAGCGGTATCCGAGGGCCCAAGGTTCGCGCGGCCGGCGCGATTCTCCTACATCCCTGATGACAGAGAAAAGTGGATTTGCGCGGATAGGATGTAAAACGACGAATGCCCCCATCGCCGTCGTCAGTGGCCATTGACCTCAGCTCCGGGATTGCGAGCCTCACAAAGCGGGTTTTCTTGCTGCGACGCAGCTTGACAGGCGCATTGCTCACGTCGGAGCTTGCCTCCGCACGAAACGGGAAGGCTCTGATTATGCGTCTGTTCGCCGCGTCGCTTGCTACCGAGACGAATACGTTTTCGCCTATCCCGACATCCCGCGCGAACTTCGAGGCATCGGCCTATTTTCCCGCAGGTCAGCATCCCGACCGGGCGACGCATTGCACCGCGCCACTTTATGTGGCGCGCCAGCGGGCAGAGCGAGACGGTTTCACGCTGATCGAAGGTTCCTGCTTCTGGGCCGAGCCCTCGGGAACCTGTGCCCAGGCCGATTACGAGGAGATGCGGGACGAGATCCTCGGTCAACTCAAAGCCGCAATGCCGGTCGACGGCGTCCTGCTCGGGCTGCACGGGGCCATGGTCGCGCATGGCTGTGACGATTGCGAGGGCGACATCCTGGAACATGTCCGCGCCATCGTCGGCCCGAAGGTGCCGATCGGGGTCGAGCTCGATCCGCATTGCCACCTGACCGAAAAGCGCGTGCGGCTGGCGGATGCCATCATTCTCTACAAGGAGTACCCGCATATCGACTTCGTCGAGCGGGCCGAGGAATTGGTCGACATCATCCTTGCGACGATCCGCGGCACGATCAAGCCGATGATGTCGCTCTATGACTGCCGGATGATCGAGCTGGTGCCGACCACGCGCGAGCCCGGGCGCTCCTTCGTCGACCGGATGAGCGCACTCGAGGGCAAGGACGGCGTGCTTTCGGTCTCGCTGGCTCACGGTTTCCAGCAAGGCGACGTGCCCGAGATCGGCACGCGGGTCCTGGTCGTCACCGACAATGCCAAGGCCGCCGGAGATGCGCTCGCCGCGCGGCTCGGCGAGGAGTTCCGCTCGCTGAAGGGGCAATTCGCTCCGCCGGTGGTTCCGCTAGACGAAGCGCTCGACCGGGCTCTCGGCAGTTCTGCCAACGGCCCGAGCGTCATTGCAGATTCGACCGACAATGCCGGAGGAGGGGCGGCGTCCGACAATACCAACATCATCCACCGCCTGCGCGAACGGGGTATTCGCGATGCGGCGATCGGTCCGGTCTGGGACCCTGTCGCCGTCGAATTCTGCCTGACCGCCGGTGTCGGCGCCACCATCCCGCTGCGCTTCGGCGGCAAGGCCGCCTCGACCTCGGGCAAGCCGGTCGATGGCGACGTCACCGTGCTCGGAGCGATCCGCAATGGCACCCAGAGCTTCGGCACAGCCAAAGTCCCGATCGGCAATGCCGTAGGCATCCGCATCGACGGCATCGACGTCGCGCTGTTATCGCACCGCACGCAGGCGCTGGGGCTCGAGATCTTTACCAGCGTCGGCATCGACCCGACGCAGAAGCGTATCGTCAGCGTCAAGTCGACCAACCATTTCCATGCCGCTTACGGGCCGATCGCCAGCGCGGTGATCTACACCGACGGCGGCGGGCCATCGCATCTCGACGTGCGCAAATACCCCTATCGCAAGATCGCCCGGCCGCTTTGGCCTCACGACCCGCTGCCACCCGGCCGCATCGTCGTCTGAGCCTGGCCGCGTCGAAGGAGACTTGACCGTGATTTGATCATCGAGGGTGGCCAGACGAAGCGAATGCTCGCGGTCATTCAGCATCTCTTGGAGGGAGAGAGACATGACGACCACACGCCGCAGATTCGTCCAGGGCAGTCTCGCCGCTGGAGCACTGACCGCCGCCCCTGCCCGCCTTAGGGCCCAGACCACCCCACCCGTCTCACGCACCATCCGCGCCGTGCTGCATGGCGATCTTCGCGTATTCGATCCAGTCTGGACCACCGCGAACATGACCTCGTATCATGCTGCGATGGTCTACGACACGCTGTTCGGGGTCGACGACAAGTTCGAGCCGAAGCCACAGATGGTGTCGAAATACTCGCTCTCGGACGACCGCAAGACCTACAGCTTCGAGCTCCGCGACGGCCTGCGCTTCACCGACGGCACGCCGGTGACAGCGCGCGATTGCGTCGCCTCGATCCGGCGCTGGGGTGCGCGCGACGGCGGCGGCCAGCACATGATGACCCGCCTCGCCGACACTCCCGTGAAGGACGACAAATCCTTCCAGCTCGTGATGAAGGAGCCCTACAGCCTGGCCGTCGAGTGGCTCGCCAAGGCGGCGACCAATGCCTGCTACATCATGCGCGAGAAGGAAGCGCAGACCGACCCGATGCAGCAGATCCAGACGATCATCGGCTCCGGCCCGTTCGTCATGAACCAGGACGCCGTCGTCCAGGGCCAGCGCTACGTCTACGACAAGAACCCGAACTATGTGCCGCGTTCGGAGCCGGCCGTCTTCACCTCCGGCGGCAAGGTCGTGAATGTCGACCGCGTCGTCTACGAGAACATCGCCGACGAGGCGACGGCGATCGCCGCCATCCGCGCCGGCGAGATCGACATGATCGAGTATCCGAATGTCGATCTGCTCTCCTCCCTGGAGGGCGAGAAGGAGATCAAGCTCGAGGTCCTGAACAAGCAGGGCCAGCTCGGCTGGGCCCGCGTCAACTGGCTCCACCCGCCATTCAACAACGTCAAGGCCCGCCAGGCGATGCTCTACCTCATTCACCCGACCGAGGTGATGAAGGCGACCTTCGGCGACGAGAAATACTTCAAGGGCTGCTCTTCGCTATTCGGCATGGGCACGCCGATGGAGAACGACGCCAATATCGACTGGTTCAAGGGCGGCCAGAACATCGAGAAGGCCAGGCAGCTCGTCAAGGAATCCGGCTATGACGGCCGCCCCGTCGTCGTGCTGCACGCCACCAACATAGCCTACATGAACAATGCCGCGAACCTGATCGCGCAGTGGATGCGCCAGGCCGGCTTCAACGTCTCGCTGCAGGCCTCGGACTGGGGCGCGGTCATCACGCGGCGTGCCGTTAAGAGCCCCCCGGACCAGGGCGGCTGGAACGTCTTCTTCACCTCGGGCTCGGTCAACGCCTTCGGCAATCCCGTGGCGCTCAGCGGCCATGCCGCCAATGGCGAGAAAGGCTGGTTCGGCTGGCCTTCCGACGAGAAGCACGAAGCCTTCCGTGACAAGTGGGCGGCAGCTTCGAATGATGCAGAACGCCGCCAGATCGCGCGCGACATGCAACAGAACGCCTGGGATTTCGTGCCGCACATGTATTACGGGCAATGGTTCCAGCCCGCGGCCCTGCGCAATCTCACCGGGTTGATCGGCATGCCGGAGCTGATCCCGTTCTGGAACGTCAAGAAGGGGTAGCCGCCTCCACCGGCCGGGCTCCGTCCCGGCCGGCATCGAACCATTCCGGCGGGCTGGTCGACGGTGCAGCCGGCGCGCGGCGCGACCGGCCTGCCGCTTCCAGCCTGCTTAGGTTGAAGGAGGACGATCGACCCCATGCTCAGTTACATCGCCCAACGGCTGGCCCAGACCCTGCTGGTGATGACGCTCGTCGGCATCTTCGTCTTCCTGCTGCTGCATTTCTCGGCCGGCGATCCTGCCGCAATCATCGCCGGCGATTACGCGACGCCTCAGCAGATCGTTGCCATCCGTCAGCGGCTCGGGCTCGACGATCCGCTGCTGATACAATTCTGGCGCTGGGCCGCACGCGTGCTGAGCGGAGATCTCGGGGTTTCGATCTTTTCGAACACACCGGTCAGCAGGCTGATCATCCAACGCTTGGAGCCGACGCTTTCGCTCGCGCTGCTGACCATGCTCTTCGCCGTGAGCATCGCGGTCAGTCTCGGTGTGATCGCGGCCTGGAGGGTCGGGAGCCTGGTCGACCGTGCCCTGATGGGATTTTCCGTTCTAGGCTTCTCAATGCCGGCCTTCGTCGTCGGCTACGGCCTGATCTACATCTTCGCGATCGAGCTGCGCTGGCTTCCCGTCCAGGGCTACAAGCCGCTCGCCGATGGCG includes:
- the groL gene encoding chaperonin GroEL (60 kDa chaperone family; promotes refolding of misfolded polypeptides especially under stressful conditions; forms two stacked rings of heptamers to form a barrel-shaped 14mer; ends can be capped by GroES; misfolded proteins enter the barrel where they are refolded when GroES binds), whose product is MAAKELKFSSDARERMLRGVEILANAVRVTLGPKGRNVVIEKSFGAPRITKDGVAVAREIELADKFENMGAQMVREVASKQHDAAGDGTTTATVLAHAIVREGAKAVAAGMNPMDLKRGIDLAVEAAVADFKKNAKMVTANSEIAQIGTISANGDTKIGAMIAAAMKKVGNEGVITVEEAKSLEIELDVVEGMRFDRGYISPYFITDAERMRAELEDAYILIHEKKLSSLQPMLPLLEAVVQTGRPLLIIAEDVEGEALATLVVNKLRGGLKVAAVKAPGFGDRRKAMLEDIAILTGGTAISDDLGIKLETVTLQMLGGAKKIMIEKESTTIVDGAGKKKEIGARVAQIKAQIEETNSDYDREKLQERLAKLAGGVAVIRVGGATEVEVKEKKDRVDDAMHATRAAVEEGILPGGGVALLRAMKALAAVKPANADQKTGVEIVYRALQAPARQIVDNAGADGAVIVGKLIEKDDYNRGYNAATGEYQDLVANGVIDPAKVVRTALQDAASIASLLITTEAIIAELPKRESAPAMPGGMDF
- a CDS encoding M81 family metallopeptidase, which gives rise to MRLFAASLATETNTFSPIPTSRANFEASAYFPAGQHPDRATHCTAPLYVARQRAERDGFTLIEGSCFWAEPSGTCAQADYEEMRDEILGQLKAAMPVDGVLLGLHGAMVAHGCDDCEGDILEHVRAIVGPKVPIGVELDPHCHLTEKRVRLADAIILYKEYPHIDFVERAEELVDIILATIRGTIKPMMSLYDCRMIELVPTTREPGRSFVDRMSALEGKDGVLSVSLAHGFQQGDVPEIGTRVLVVTDNAKAAGDALAARLGEEFRSLKGQFAPPVVPLDEALDRALGSSANGPSVIADSTDNAGGGAASDNTNIIHRLRERGIRDAAIGPVWDPVAVEFCLTAGVGATIPLRFGGKAASTSGKPVDGDVTVLGAIRNGTQSFGTAKVPIGNAVGIRIDGIDVALLSHRTQALGLEIFTSVGIDPTQKRIVSVKSTNHFHAAYGPIASAVIYTDGGGPSHLDVRKYPYRKIARPLWPHDPLPPGRIVV
- a CDS encoding ABC transporter substrate-binding protein, whose translation is MTTTRRRFVQGSLAAGALTAAPARLRAQTTPPVSRTIRAVLHGDLRVFDPVWTTANMTSYHAAMVYDTLFGVDDKFEPKPQMVSKYSLSDDRKTYSFELRDGLRFTDGTPVTARDCVASIRRWGARDGGGQHMMTRLADTPVKDDKSFQLVMKEPYSLAVEWLAKAATNACYIMREKEAQTDPMQQIQTIIGSGPFVMNQDAVVQGQRYVYDKNPNYVPRSEPAVFTSGGKVVNVDRVVYENIADEATAIAAIRAGEIDMIEYPNVDLLSSLEGEKEIKLEVLNKQGQLGWARVNWLHPPFNNVKARQAMLYLIHPTEVMKATFGDEKYFKGCSSLFGMGTPMENDANIDWFKGGQNIEKARQLVKESGYDGRPVVVLHATNIAYMNNAANLIAQWMRQAGFNVSLQASDWGAVITRRAVKSPPDQGGWNVFFTSGSVNAFGNPVALSGHAANGEKGWFGWPSDEKHEAFRDKWAAASNDAERRQIARDMQQNAWDFVPHMYYGQWFQPAALRNLTGLIGMPELIPFWNVKKG
- a CDS encoding ABC transporter permease, which gives rise to MLSYIAQRLAQTLLVMTLVGIFVFLLLHFSAGDPAAIIAGDYATPQQIVAIRQRLGLDDPLLIQFWRWAARVLSGDLGVSIFSNTPVSRLIIQRLEPTLSLALLTMLFAVSIAVSLGVIAAWRVGSLVDRALMGFSVLGFSMPAFVVGYGLIYIFAIELRWLPVQGYKPLADGVGPWLLHLILPTVTLGLAYIALIARMTRASMLEVLEEDYIRTAKAKGVTTKKMLMKHALKNAGVPIITVIGIGVALLIGGVVITETVFNIPGIGRLVVDAISKRDYPIIQGVILLFSGIYVLVNLLVDLSYSLIDPRIRY